Proteins co-encoded in one Periophthalmus magnuspinnatus isolate fPerMag1 chromosome 20, fPerMag1.2.pri, whole genome shotgun sequence genomic window:
- the eef1e1 gene encoding eukaryotic translation elongation factor 1 epsilon-1 — MALRELSSLEKYLGLKKPNKYTTQGDRKVPVLQNNNGPPLVGLVTVACHLVKESKRPELLGDGAEGRAVVQQWLEYRVTKLDGSSKEETRAILKELNSYLEDKVYFAGHQITLADIFMYHGTHSLMVDLSVQEREQFVNVTRWFDHVQHVRGLRHHLTPVAVLRNRIYTSRHH, encoded by the exons ATGGCGCTACGGGAGCTATCATCGTTGGAGAAGTATTTAGGACTGAAAAAGCCCAACAAGTACACCACACAAGGAGACAGAAAG GTCCCAGTGTTACAGAACAATAATGGCCCTCCTCTCGTTGGACTTGTGACTGTCGCCTGTCATCTGGTCAAGGAGTCCAAGCGTCCGGAGCTGCTGGGGGACGGGGCAGAGGGCAGGGCGGTGGTGCAGCAGTGGTTAGAATACAGAGTCACTAAACTGGACGGGAGCAGCAAAGAAGAAACCAGAGCTATCCTAAAG gaACTAAACTCCTACTTAGAAGACAAGGTTTACTTCGCAGGTCACCAGATCACTTTAGCCGACATCTTCATGTACCACGGAACACATTCACTCATG GTCGACTTGAGTGTCCAGGAGAGGGAGCAGTTTGTGAATGTGACGCGATGGTTTGATCACGTCCAGCACGTCCGCGGGCTCAGACATCACCTGACCCCCGTCGCCGTGCTCCGCAACAGGATCTACACAAGCAGACACCATTAA